One part of the Vicia villosa cultivar HV-30 ecotype Madison, WI linkage group LG6, Vvil1.0, whole genome shotgun sequence genome encodes these proteins:
- the LOC131614046 gene encoding uncharacterized protein LOC131614046 yields MDLSQPLNYNVLVEREGFAFFADIEYENISVFCSHCKKTGHEVKESNSKPKAILETVGELTQEVADSSKDQDAGNGDDIENTVSNNSPQVDFVGPILERVEALVLVPIPPNADNFISQAPVDSDELDLTCVEATQVMNLIQTEGDNAKFLNKAWVNLETAGNDNDNEGPFTTMVIKLSKKNVIKKKKHTTSYQNYRHVKSRSYLNVLQCSFNLPWFFFGDFNAIIGAHEHRGRLCPTQVPMKDFNLWTNSNDLIHIPTIGARYTWSNKRDFPFRVERRLDRCVGNQIWIDSCSQISVSTLSKLLKKDLRSWNNNVFGNVSAAASHAEAALSKLQQRISEVTIIDENLMKQEVKAQSDLLAALNVEEFFGKRSLKLDGMWRVTDYSLVEETIPSLVDESMNNTLTNLPSMEEVVVVVFSINKDSAPGPDGFGAIFYQSYWDIIKEDVANVVLEFFQSGWILPGFNSNALVLIPKVKGDDCLDLFRPITISNFKFKLISKILADRISPIMPYLISKEQRGFIQGRHIHDCIDVASEAFNMLDSKSWCGNIAIKVGIRKAFDTLIWNFLMAVLQKFRFNQKFCLWIKSILHYAFISININVVLQGFFSCNNGVRQGDPLSPLLFCLAEEVLSRKILQLVDNNLLGNIVGPKKVMVPSYIMYADDVLIFCKVSISNIKTLFSTFKAYEDIYGQMVNCKKSSIYGGAMAHSRLNILASLTIFVIGSSPMMYLGLPIFKGKPKKVFLQPIVDKVLSKLASWK; encoded by the exons ATGGATCTATCTCAACCTCTCAACTATAATGTATTGGTGGAAAGGGAAGGCTTTGCTTTCTTTGCTGATATTGAGTATGAAAACATATCGGTCTTTTGTTCGCACTGCAAGAAGACAGGGCATGAGGTGAAGGAGT CTAACTCGAAACCAAAGGCTATACTTGAGACTGTTGGGGAATTAACGCAAGAGGTTGCGGACAGTAGCAAAGATCAAGATGCTGGAAATGGTGATGACATAGAGAATACTGTTTCTAATAATTCGCCCCAGGTTGATTTCGTTGGTCCCATTCTTGAAAGGGTGGAAGCTCTTGTCCTAGTTCCAATTCCCCCAAATGCTGATAATTTCATCTCGCAAGCGCCGGTGGATTCTGATGAGTTGGATTTAACCTGTGTTGAGGCTACTCAGGTTATGAATTTAATTCAGACTGAAGGGGATAATGCTAAGTTTCTAAATAAGGCTTGGGTAAATCTAGAGACTGCTggaaatgataatgataatgaggGCCCTTTTACAACAATGGTTATTAAACTCAGCAAGAAGAATGTGATTAAGAAAAAGAAGCATACTACGAG ttatcagaatTATAGACACGTAAAATCGAGATCATACCTCAATGTTCTCCAATGCTCTTTTAATCTCCCTTGGTTTTTCTTTGGAGACTTTAACGCCATTATAGGGGCTCATGAACATCGTGGTCGTTTATGTCCTACTCAAGTTCCCATGAAAGATTTCAATTTATGGACCAATTCAAATGATCTTATTCATATTCCTACTATTGGTGCTAGATATACTTGGTCTAACAAGCGGGATTTTCCTTTTAGAGTGGAGAGGCGGCTTGATAGGTGTGTTGGGAACCAAATTTGGATTGATAGCTGCAGCCAAATTTCTGTCTCCACCCTTTCGAAA CTTTTGAAAAAGGATTTGAGAAGTTGGAATAACAACGTTTTTGGAAATGTATCGGCTGCAGCTTCTCATGCTGAGGCAGCTCTTAGTAAACTTCAGCAAAGGATAAGTGAGGTCACTATTATTGATGAAAACCTTATGAAACAGGAAGTTAAGGCCCAATCGGATCTCCTAGCTGCTCTTAACGTGGAAGAATTTTTTGGAAAGAGAAGTCTCAAATTAGATGGCATGTGGAGGGTGACC GATTACTCGTTGGTGGAGGAAACCATTCCGTCGCTGGTAGATGAGTCCATGAACAACACTCTCACTAATCTTCCTTCTATGGAGGAAGTTGTCGTTGTCGTGTTTTCCATAAACAAGGATAGCGCTCCTGGCCCTGATGGTTTTGGGGCAATTTTCTACCAATCTTACTGGGATATAATCAAGGAGGATGTCGCCAATGTTGTCTTGGAGTTCTTTCAATCAGGATGGATCCTTCCGGGTTTCAATTCTAATGCTTTAGTGCTCATTCCGAAGGTTAAGGGAGATGATTGTTTAGATCTTTTTCGTCCTATTACTATCTCTAATTTTAAGTTCAAGTTAATTTCCAAGATTCTTGCGGATAGGATCTCTCCTATCATGCCGTATCTCATTTCCAAAGAACAACGTGGTTTCATCCAAGGAAGACACATACACGATTGTATTGACGTTGCTTCTGAAGCTTTCAATATGCTGGATTCTAAAAGTTGGTGTGGTAATATAGCTATCAAAGTCGGTATTAGGAAAGCTTTTGACACTCTCATTTGGAATTTCCTTATGGCGGTGCTGCAAAAGTTTCGTTTCAATCAAAAGTTCTGTTTGTGGATTAAATCCATTCTACATTATGCTTTTATATCTATTAACATTAACGTGGTTTTGCAGGGGTTCTTTTCTTGCAATAATGGTGTGCGGCAAGGTGACCCACTATCGCCGTTACTTTTTTGTCTTGCGGAAGAAGTGCTCAGTAGAAAGATTCTTCAATTAGTGGACAATAATTTGCTTGGCAATATTGTTGGTCCTAAGAAGGTCATGGTTCCTTCTTATATTATGTACGCCGACGATGTTCTTATATTTTGCAAAGTTAGCATATCCAACATCAAAACTTTGTTTTCTACTTTCAAAGCTTATGAAGACATTTATGGTCAAATGGTTAATTGTAAGAAGTCTTCCATTTATGGGGGTGCTATGGCGCATTCTCGTCTTAATATTTTGGCTTCCTTAACCATCTTCGTCATAGGATCGTCTCCGATGATGTATCTCGGGTTACCTATCTTCAAGGGTAAGCCCAAAAAGGTTTTTCTCCAGCCTATTGTGGACAAGGTTCTTTCTAAGCTTGCCTCATGGAAAtga